Proteins encoded within one genomic window of Companilactobacillus zhachilii:
- the dnaN gene encoding DNA polymerase III subunit beta, with protein MKFSIDRSKFINQTSNVQRAISTKTTIPILTGMKLDLSESGLTITGSNSDISITSFISKDDADNELKIESTGSIVLPARFFNEIIKKLPGDNFELEVLSNNQTLIKSGVSEFTINGLDAVNYPHLPDVETDNQLVLPTDVFKEVVNQTVIAVSTQESRPVLTGVNFLITSEGLTAVATDSHRLSQRKIDITSDEDYNLIIPGKSLTELVRTISDSVKEISMSISENQVLFSFDNIMFYSRLLDGRYPETDRLIPDESNTRLTFDSSNLLASVERASLLSHESRNNVIKLEIKAVDKKATLYGNSPEVGTVEEVLECENLEGDDLEISFNPDYLKDALRSFGSNTTIEMSFTSPLHPFTLRPVENRDNFVQLITPVRTF; from the coding sequence ATGAAATTTTCTATTGATCGATCAAAATTCATTAACCAAACAAGTAACGTTCAAAGAGCAATTTCGACAAAGACGACTATTCCTATTTTGACAGGAATGAAATTAGATCTTTCGGAATCAGGCTTAACAATTACAGGAAGCAATTCAGATATTTCAATCACATCATTTATTTCAAAAGATGATGCTGATAATGAATTGAAAATTGAAAGCACAGGTTCAATTGTTTTACCTGCTAGATTTTTTAACGAAATTATTAAGAAACTTCCTGGCGACAATTTTGAATTAGAAGTTTTGAGCAATAATCAAACATTGATCAAATCTGGTGTTTCAGAATTTACAATCAACGGACTAGATGCTGTAAATTATCCACATCTTCCCGATGTTGAAACTGATAATCAATTAGTTTTGCCAACCGATGTTTTCAAAGAAGTCGTTAACCAAACAGTTATCGCGGTTTCAACTCAAGAAAGTCGTCCAGTCCTAACTGGTGTCAATTTCCTAATTACTAGTGAAGGTCTAACAGCTGTCGCAACTGATAGTCACCGTCTTTCACAACGTAAGATCGACATTACTAGTGATGAAGACTACAACTTGATTATTCCAGGTAAGAGTTTGACTGAGTTAGTTAGAACTATTAGCGATTCAGTTAAAGAAATTTCAATGTCAATTTCAGAAAACCAAGTATTATTCAGTTTTGATAACATCATGTTCTACTCAAGATTGCTAGATGGACGTTATCCAGAAACTGACCGCTTGATTCCTGATGAATCGAACACTCGTCTAACCTTCGACTCATCAAATCTTTTGGCTTCAGTTGAACGTGCCTCACTTCTTTCTCATGAAAGTCGTAACAACGTAATCAAGCTGGAAATTAAAGCTGTGGATAAAAAAGCCACACTTTATGGAAATTCACCAGAAGTCGGAACAGTTGAAGAAGTTCTTGAATGTGAAAACCTTGAAGGGGACGATTTGGAAATTTCGTTCAATCCTGATTATCTAAAGGATGCTTTGAGATCGTTCGGAAGTAACACAACAATTGAAATGAGTTTTACCTCACCACTTCATCCATTTACTTTAAGACCAGTGGAAAATCGTGATAATTTCGTGCAACTTATTACACCAGTACGAACATTTTAA
- the yaaA gene encoding S4 domain-containing protein YaaA, producing the protein MSEKFKLETEFITLGQLIKEMGVIETGGQAKWFLRENSVLLNGSPEDRRGKKLRVGDVVVVGDQTFEIE; encoded by the coding sequence ATGTCTGAAAAATTTAAGCTAGAAACTGAATTCATTACTTTAGGTCAACTAATAAAAGAAATGGGCGTCATCGAAACCGGCGGCCAAGCTAAATGGTTCCTACGTGAAAATTCAGTGCTTCTTAATGGCAGTCCCGAAGATCGTCGCGGTAAGAAATTACGTGTTGGGGATGTCGTGGTTGTCGGTGATCAAACCTTTGAAATTGAATAA
- the recF gene encoding DNA replication/repair protein RecF (All proteins in this family for which functions are known are DNA-binding proteins that assist the filamentation of RecA onto DNA for the initiation of recombination or recombinational repair.): MFVKELKLQNYRNYESLQVNFSPAINVFLGENAQGKTNLLEAMYFLALTRSHRTSNDKDLIRWGSDFARISGTVIKDNDSRLKLDLVISKSGKKAKLNNLEQRKLSSYIGNLNVVLFSPEDLSIVKGNPGIRRKFIDMEFGQMSAQYLKTMSQFRSVLKQRNVYLKKLQHHQANDMIYLDVLSDQFAAYCAEVVFSRLQFLQKLQNHIETIHANITEDNEKLKIVYNTFFKIDGKSLENIYDIFKKNFKKNYQKEIQRGVTLFGPHRDDIKFMVNDKNVQDFGSQGQQRSVALSLKLAEVELIKDQVGDYPILLLDDVLSELDHKRQTHLLSSIKKGIQTFITTTSIDDVDPELVKNPNILNINNGKVQQEEI, translated from the coding sequence ATGTTTGTAAAAGAACTTAAACTTCAAAATTACCGTAACTACGAATCCTTACAAGTCAATTTTTCACCCGCTATTAATGTATTTTTGGGAGAAAATGCTCAAGGCAAGACCAATTTATTAGAGGCTATGTATTTTTTAGCTTTGACGAGAAGCCATCGAACATCAAATGACAAGGATTTAATCAGATGGGGCAGTGATTTTGCAAGAATTTCCGGCACCGTGATCAAGGATAATGACAGTCGTTTGAAGTTAGACTTGGTCATTAGTAAATCTGGAAAAAAAGCCAAATTGAATAATTTAGAACAACGTAAATTATCCAGTTACATTGGTAATTTGAATGTTGTTCTTTTTTCTCCAGAGGATCTTTCGATCGTGAAGGGTAATCCTGGAATTCGTCGTAAATTCATTGATATGGAATTTGGCCAAATGTCGGCGCAATATTTAAAGACAATGAGTCAATTCCGGTCGGTTTTAAAACAGCGTAATGTTTACTTAAAGAAACTTCAGCATCATCAAGCCAATGACATGATTTATTTAGATGTTTTATCAGATCAGTTTGCAGCGTATTGTGCGGAAGTTGTTTTTTCGCGTTTGCAGTTCTTACAAAAGTTGCAGAATCATATTGAAACAATTCATGCAAACATTACTGAAGACAACGAAAAATTAAAAATTGTTTACAATACCTTTTTCAAAATCGACGGAAAAAGTCTTGAAAATATCTATGATATTTTCAAAAAGAATTTCAAGAAAAATTACCAAAAAGAGATTCAACGTGGTGTGACGCTCTTTGGTCCGCATCGTGATGATATTAAATTCATGGTCAATGATAAGAATGTTCAAGACTTTGGATCACAAGGTCAGCAGCGTTCAGTGGCATTGAGCTTGAAATTAGCTGAAGTCGAGTTAATCAAAGACCAAGTTGGCGATTATCCGATTTTACTTTTGGATGATGTGTTGTCAGAACTTGATCACAAACGACAAACGCATTTGTTGTCATCAATTAAGAAGGGTATTCAAACCTTCATTACCACAACCTCGATTGATGATGTTGATCCAGAGTTAGTAAAAAATCCTAATATCTTAAATATAAATAATGGCAAAGTTCAACAGGAGGAGATTTAA
- the gyrB gene encoding DNA topoisomerase (ATP-hydrolyzing) subunit B has translation MAEDRKAELEKKEEKVEEYDASQIQVLEGLEAVRKRPGMYIGSTSKQGLHHLVWEIIDNGIDEALAGFATKIEVTVEPDNSITVTDDGRGIPVDIQKKTGKPALETVYTILHAGGKFGGGGYKVSGGLHGVGASVVNALSSELDVEVVRAGKRYGIDFERGKVKHSMHILGDAGEFKHGTRVHFVPDPDIFTETTVYDDKVLTTRIRELAFLNKGLKLTFTDKRAETAEKLVFHYEGGIRSYVEFMDKDKEVLFDTPIYLEGVQDGITVEVALQYTDEYHTNLMTFANNIHTYEGGTHEVGFKTALTRVINDYAHKNKLLKDTEKLSGEDVREGMTAVVSIKHPDPQFEGQTKTKLGNSDARTITDRLFSEHFMKFLMENPNVAKKIIEKGSLATKARLAAKRAREVTRKQNGLEISNLPGKLADNSSKDPEISELFIVEGDSAGGSAKTGRSRLTQAILPIRGKILNVEKASMDKILANEEIRTLFTAMGTGFGDDFDISKARYHKVIIMTDADVDGAHIRTLLLTLLYRYMRPVVDAGYVYIAKPPLYQVRQGKMMRYFDTDKEKDDFVEQLPPKPEPKIQRYKGLGEMDADQLWETTMDPDKRRLDRVNLDDAIEANEIFSMLMGDKVEPRREFIEANARYAEVDY, from the coding sequence ATGGCTGAAGACAGAAAAGCTGAGCTGGAAAAGAAAGAAGAAAAAGTCGAAGAATATGACGCGAGTCAAATTCAAGTTCTTGAAGGACTAGAGGCTGTTCGTAAACGTCCCGGTATGTATATCGGTTCTACTAGTAAACAAGGTTTACACCATCTTGTTTGGGAAATTATTGATAACGGTATTGATGAAGCTCTAGCTGGTTTTGCTACAAAGATCGAAGTTACTGTTGAACCAGATAACTCCATTACTGTTACCGATGATGGACGTGGTATTCCTGTTGATATTCAAAAGAAGACAGGTAAACCAGCGCTTGAAACGGTTTATACAATTTTGCACGCCGGTGGTAAATTCGGCGGTGGCGGTTATAAAGTATCTGGTGGTTTGCACGGTGTTGGTGCTTCCGTTGTTAATGCGTTGAGTAGTGAATTGGATGTTGAAGTCGTTCGTGCCGGCAAACGTTACGGTATCGACTTTGAACGTGGCAAGGTTAAACACTCGATGCATATTCTCGGAGATGCGGGCGAATTTAAACACGGTACTCGAGTTCATTTTGTACCGGATCCAGATATTTTTACCGAAACAACTGTTTATGACGATAAAGTTTTAACAACTAGAATTCGTGAGTTGGCTTTCTTAAATAAAGGTTTGAAATTAACTTTTACTGACAAGCGAGCTGAAACAGCTGAAAAACTAGTTTTCCACTATGAAGGTGGAATTAGAAGTTACGTTGAATTCATGGATAAGGACAAGGAAGTCTTGTTCGATACACCAATTTATCTTGAAGGCGTTCAAGACGGAATTACGGTTGAAGTTGCTTTGCAATATACCGATGAATATCACACAAACTTAATGACATTCGCTAATAACATTCACACTTATGAAGGTGGTACGCACGAAGTTGGTTTCAAGACAGCTTTGACACGTGTTATTAATGATTATGCTCACAAAAATAAATTACTAAAAGATACTGAAAAATTATCAGGTGAAGATGTTCGTGAAGGAATGACTGCTGTCGTTTCAATCAAGCATCCCGATCCTCAATTTGAAGGTCAAACAAAGACCAAACTTGGTAATAGTGATGCACGTACAATCACTGATCGATTGTTCAGTGAGCACTTTATGAAGTTCTTGATGGAAAACCCCAACGTAGCTAAGAAGATCATTGAAAAAGGTTCACTTGCTACCAAAGCTCGTCTAGCTGCTAAGCGTGCGCGTGAAGTAACTAGAAAGCAAAACGGTTTGGAAATCAGTAACTTGCCAGGTAAATTGGCTGATAATTCAAGTAAAGATCCAGAGATTTCTGAATTATTCATCGTCGAGGGTGATTCTGCCGGTGGTTCTGCTAAGACTGGTCGTTCACGTTTGACACAAGCTATTTTGCCGATTAGAGGTAAGATTTTGAACGTTGAAAAAGCTTCAATGGACAAAATTTTGGCTAATGAAGAAATCAGAACTTTGTTCACAGCTATGGGAACAGGTTTTGGGGATGATTTTGATATTTCAAAAGCTAGATATCACAAAGTTATCATCATGACCGATGCCGATGTCGATGGTGCCCACATTAGAACCTTGTTGTTGACACTACTTTACAGATATATGCGTCCGGTCGTTGATGCAGGCTATGTATATATCGCTAAGCCACCTTTGTATCAAGTTCGTCAAGGTAAGATGATGAGATACTTTGATACTGATAAAGAAAAAGATGACTTTGTTGAACAATTACCACCAAAGCCAGAACCAAAGATCCAACGTTACAAGGGTCTTGGTGAAATGGATGCCGATCAATTATGGGAAACAACTATGGATCCAGACAAGAGAAGATTGGATCGGGTTAACCTCGATGACGCTATCGAAGCTAACGAAATTTTCTCAATGTTAATGGGTGATAAAGTTGAACCTAGACGTGAATTCATTGAAGCAAATGCGCGTTATGCAGAAGTAGATTATTAG
- the gyrA gene encoding DNA gyrase subunit A encodes MAEHRIENVNLTEVMKNSFVDYAASVIVSRALPDVRDGLKPVHRRILYGMNELGVTPDKPYKKSARFVGDIMGKYHPHGDSAIYESMVRMAQDFSYRYPLVDGHGNFGSIDGDPPAAMRYTEARMSKMAVEMLRDINKDTVDLVPNYDGEEKEPMVLPARFPNLLVNGATGIAVGMTTNIPSHNLKEVIDALHILMRNKDATVADLMKVIPGPDFPTGGIIMGRSGIRKAYENGKGTIILRAKVDVVTKKSGAEQIIVTELPYMVNKAKLVERIAELAREKKLEGITDLNDESDREGMRIVIDIRRDMSASVVLNNLYKLTQLQISYGINMVAIVGKTPRVFSLKGILVEYLKHQEVVIRRRTEFELRRAQARAHILEGLRIALDHIDEIIKIIRGSETSAVAKQTLMDRYKLSDKQSQAILDMRLVRLTGLEREKVEAEYQELLVKIADYKDILAKPERVDKIIYDELLEIQDKFGDARRTEIRASEVANIEDEDLIEEENILVVLTHNGYIKRLSADEFRVQNRGGRGVQGMGIHDDDFIEHMIYTSTHDRLLFFTNAGKVYRIKGYEVPEYGRTAKGIPIINLLNIEKGEKIETVINVDKDVDPDNAYLFFVTKYGTVKRTPVSDFANIRHSGLRAITLRDEDELNNAFLTDGSKVIIIGTHKGYAVTFKEDDVRPMGRTAAGVRGIKLRDEDYVVGSSIAEANQEILTISENGYGKRTAATEYPIKGRGGKGIKTANVTEKNGPIAGLTVVDGDEDIMLITDKGVMIRFGVQSVSQTGRATLGVRLIKVDDDSIVSTMAKIAHDDSDSDDDNDESKNDAPDDNDSNDSTDENTTDNE; translated from the coding sequence ATGGCAGAGCATAGAATAGAAAATGTTAACTTGACAGAAGTCATGAAGAATTCCTTTGTTGACTACGCTGCCAGTGTTATCGTGTCACGTGCGTTACCAGATGTTCGTGATGGCCTCAAACCCGTTCATCGTCGTATTCTTTACGGTATGAATGAGTTGGGTGTTACACCTGACAAACCATACAAGAAGAGTGCCCGTTTCGTTGGTGATATTATGGGTAAATATCACCCCCACGGTGATTCAGCTATTTATGAATCAATGGTTAGAATGGCACAGGATTTCAGTTATCGTTATCCATTAGTTGATGGACATGGTAACTTTGGATCAATCGATGGTGATCCACCTGCTGCTATGCGTTATACCGAAGCTAGAATGAGTAAGATGGCAGTTGAAATGTTGCGTGATATCAACAAAGATACTGTTGACCTTGTTCCTAACTACGATGGTGAAGAAAAAGAACCAATGGTTTTACCAGCTCGTTTCCCTAACTTATTAGTAAATGGGGCAACTGGTATCGCCGTTGGTATGACAACTAATATCCCTTCACATAACTTAAAAGAAGTTATTGATGCATTGCATATTTTGATGAGAAATAAAGATGCAACTGTGGCTGATTTGATGAAAGTTATTCCCGGACCTGACTTCCCAACTGGTGGTATCATCATGGGTCGTTCAGGTATTAGAAAAGCTTACGAAAACGGTAAGGGGACAATTATCCTCCGTGCTAAAGTTGACGTGGTAACAAAGAAGAGCGGCGCTGAACAAATCATCGTGACTGAACTTCCATATATGGTTAACAAGGCTAAGTTAGTTGAGCGTATTGCTGAATTAGCTCGTGAAAAGAAGCTTGAAGGGATTACTGATCTAAACGATGAATCTGACCGTGAGGGTATGCGTATCGTCATCGATATTCGTCGTGATATGAGTGCTTCAGTTGTCTTAAATAACCTTTACAAATTGACACAACTTCAAATTTCATATGGTATCAACATGGTTGCTATCGTGGGTAAGACACCTAGAGTCTTCTCACTTAAGGGAATCCTAGTTGAATATCTAAAGCATCAAGAAGTTGTTATTAGACGTAGAACGGAATTTGAATTGAGACGTGCTCAAGCTCGGGCTCACATTCTTGAAGGATTAAGAATTGCTTTGGATCATATTGATGAAATCATCAAGATTATCCGTGGTTCTGAAACTTCAGCCGTTGCTAAGCAAACGTTAATGGACAGATACAAGTTATCTGATAAACAATCACAAGCTATCCTTGATATGCGTTTGGTTCGTTTGACAGGCTTGGAACGTGAAAAGGTTGAAGCCGAATATCAAGAATTGTTAGTTAAAATTGCTGACTACAAAGATATTTTGGCTAAACCTGAACGTGTTGATAAAATTATTTATGATGAATTGCTCGAAATTCAAGATAAATTCGGGGATGCAAGAAGAACGGAAATTCGTGCTAGTGAAGTTGCTAACATCGAAGATGAAGATCTCATTGAAGAGGAAAATATCTTGGTTGTCCTAACACACAATGGTTACATCAAACGTTTGTCTGCGGATGAATTCCGTGTTCAAAATCGTGGTGGACGTGGTGTTCAAGGAATGGGTATTCATGATGATGATTTCATTGAACATATGATTTATACATCAACTCATGATCGTCTCTTGTTCTTTACTAATGCTGGTAAAGTTTATCGTATCAAGGGTTATGAAGTTCCTGAATATGGCCGTACAGCCAAAGGAATTCCAATTATTAACCTTTTGAATATTGAAAAGGGCGAGAAGATCGAAACAGTCATCAATGTTGATAAAGACGTTGATCCAGATAATGCATACTTGTTCTTCGTAACTAAGTACGGCACTGTTAAGCGTACACCAGTAAGTGATTTTGCTAATATTAGACATTCTGGTTTACGTGCCATTACCTTGCGTGATGAAGATGAATTGAACAATGCCTTCTTAACTGACGGTAGTAAAGTAATTATCATTGGTACTCACAAGGGTTATGCAGTAACCTTCAAGGAAGATGATGTTCGTCCAATGGGAAGAACTGCTGCCGGTGTTCGTGGTATCAAGTTACGTGATGAAGACTATGTTGTCGGTTCATCAATTGCTGAAGCCAATCAAGAAATCCTAACTATCTCAGAAAATGGTTACGGTAAGAGAACTGCTGCTACTGAGTACCCAATTAAGGGTCGTGGTGGTAAAGGTATCAAGACCGCTAACGTGACTGAGAAGAATGGACCAATTGCTGGATTGACAGTTGTTGATGGCGATGAAGATATTATGTTGATCACTGATAAAGGTGTCATGATTCGTTTTGGCGTTCAAAGCGTTTCCCAAACAGGTCGTGCAACACTTGGTGTTAGATTGATCAAGGTTGATGACGATTCAATCGTTTCAACTATGGCAAAAATCGCTCATGACGATTCAGATTCAGACGATGATAATGATGAGTCAAAGAATGATGCACCAGATGATAATGATTCAAACGATTCAACAGACGAAAATACAACTGATAATGAATAA
- the rpsF gene encoding 30S ribosomal protein S6 gives MAEAHYEITYIIKPDMEEDAKKVLIDRFDKILTDNGAKVIDSKDWEKKRLAYEIANYKEGIYHIVNAESDNDEAINEFDRLSKIEDNILRHMIVRRED, from the coding sequence ATGGCTGAAGCACATTACGAAATCACATATATCATTAAACCTGATATGGAAGAAGACGCAAAGAAGGTATTGATCGATCGTTTCGATAAGATCCTTACTGACAACGGCGCCAAAGTAATCGACTCAAAAGACTGGGAAAAGAAACGTTTAGCATATGAAATTGCTAATTACAAAGAAGGTATTTACCATATTGTAAATGCTGAATCTGATAACGATGAAGCAATTAACGAATTCGACCGTCTTTCAAAGATTGAAGATAACATTCTTCGTCACATGATCGTTAGACGCGAAGACTAG
- the ssb gene encoding single-stranded DNA-binding protein, with protein sequence MINRVVLVGRLTRDPELRYTSNGAAVASFTVAVNRQFTNSQGEREADFIGCTIWRKAAENFVNFTKKGSLVGIDGRIQTSSYDNQQGQRVFRTDVIVENFSLLESRAESERRDSGNNNYSNNNQASGYNNSNQSNYQSPSSNNNGNGGFNGNNSAANNNSYNNSNTNNNNNQSNNNNSSNADPFADNSKPIDISDDDLPF encoded by the coding sequence ATGATTAATCGAGTAGTTTTAGTTGGACGCCTGACGCGTGATCCTGAATTGAGATACACTTCTAACGGAGCGGCAGTTGCCAGTTTTACAGTTGCTGTAAACAGACAATTTACCAATTCTCAAGGTGAACGTGAAGCCGATTTTATCGGTTGTACTATTTGGAGAAAAGCTGCCGAGAATTTTGTCAATTTCACTAAGAAGGGTTCACTTGTTGGTATTGATGGACGTATTCAAACAAGTTCATATGATAATCAACAAGGTCAAAGAGTCTTCAGAACAGATGTTATTGTAGAAAACTTCTCATTGCTTGAATCTCGTGCTGAAAGTGAAAGACGTGATTCTGGTAACAACAATTATTCAAATAATAATCAAGCTTCTGGCTACAATAATTCAAACCAATCAAATTATCAGTCTCCATCAAGTAATAATAATGGTAACGGTGGTTTTAACGGTAATAATAGTGCCGCTAATAACAACAGTTACAACAATAGCAATACTAATAATAACAATAATCAATCTAACAATAATAACAGCAGTAATGCCGATCCATTTGCTGACAACAGTAAGCCAATTGACATTTCTGATGACGATTTACCATTTTAA
- the rpsR gene encoding 30S ribosomal protein S18 — MAQQRRGGRRRRKVDFIAANHIEYIDYKDTELLKRFISERGKILPRRVTGTSAKNQRKLTVAIKRARIMALLPFVAED, encoded by the coding sequence ATGGCCCAACAAAGAAGAGGCGGACGTAGAAGACGTAAAGTTGACTTCATCGCTGCTAACCATATCGAATACATCGATTACAAAGATACAGAATTACTTAAGAGATTTATCTCAGAACGTGGTAAGATTTTGCCAAGACGTGTTACAGGTACAAGTGCTAAGAACCAACGTAAGCTTACTGTAGCTATCAAGAGAGCAAGAATCATGGCTCTACTTCCATTCGTTGCTGAAGACTAA
- a CDS encoding DHH family phosphoesterase, producing the protein MKKIKANLKFFLSRVDHSTQLTAVSLIVMLFSILIVGLIHGSVAGYIQAILIIISLILFVYLFLLLGEKAGKYTNNLQYRIDRGTDNSFVEYPLGILLYDSDKQIQWVNPYFVEETGFNPANSMTIADVSSELSSMIDNEVDAGDTTIQIDDKYYLVRVQTELKVIYLMNITHYTKIEKRYEENRSVIGQVYLDNYAEITQSMSDRDVSNLDNYITNELSNWASEQQMFLKRIDDDHFFIMAYTGRIFDMEKNGFKILDVIREYTSQQNVPLTLSMGFSYGVDDLHKLNDEAQKNLNLALGRGGDQVVVKEIGEKARFYGGNTDPMEKRTRVRARMISEALQELLKDSDQVIVMGHSHPDMDVLGSSLGIRRISMMNNTPCKIVINPNTLHSDVSRLLGMIDEDPEIKKDIISPEESETIKTPRTLIVMVDHSKQSISINPDLFNGDNNKVVVIDHHRRGEEFPENPMLIYIEPYASSTSELITEMLEYQPKNKKAIEKIEATALLAGITVDTKSFSLRTGTRTFDAASYLRSVGADETVIQNVLKENIDSFIQKSHLIETITMVNGNMAVCFGEEDKSYDPVIVAQAADTLLSLDNVEASFVISKRPDGRVGISARSLGNVNVQVIMEKLGGGGHLSDAATQISDSTVEDAKNQLVDVLTESNNKN; encoded by the coding sequence ATGAAAAAGATAAAAGCTAATCTGAAATTCTTCCTTTCGCGAGTTGATCATTCGACTCAACTCACAGCGGTCTCTTTAATTGTTATGTTGTTTTCGATATTAATTGTTGGCTTGATACATGGTTCTGTAGCCGGGTATATTCAAGCTATATTGATAATTATTTCGTTAATATTATTTGTTTATTTGTTCCTGTTATTGGGTGAAAAAGCAGGTAAGTATACTAACAATTTGCAGTATCGAATTGATCGGGGAACAGACAACAGTTTTGTAGAGTATCCATTAGGAATACTGTTATATGATTCTGATAAGCAGATTCAGTGGGTAAATCCTTATTTCGTTGAAGAAACGGGATTTAATCCAGCTAATAGCATGACCATCGCTGATGTATCATCGGAATTATCAAGCATGATCGATAACGAGGTTGATGCAGGTGATACAACGATTCAGATAGATGACAAGTATTATTTAGTTCGAGTCCAAACAGAATTAAAAGTTATTTATTTAATGAATATTACGCATTATACAAAAATCGAAAAACGTTACGAGGAGAATCGTTCCGTTATCGGCCAAGTATATTTAGATAACTATGCTGAAATTACACAGTCGATGAGTGACCGTGATGTGTCTAATTTGGATAATTACATTACTAATGAACTTTCAAATTGGGCATCTGAACAGCAAATGTTCTTGAAACGGATTGATGATGATCATTTCTTCATCATGGCGTACACAGGTCGAATTTTCGATATGGAAAAAAATGGTTTCAAGATTTTGGATGTCATTCGTGAATATACTTCACAACAAAATGTTCCTTTGACGTTGAGTATGGGATTTTCTTACGGTGTGGATGATTTGCACAAATTAAATGATGAAGCACAGAAAAACTTAAACTTAGCCTTGGGACGTGGTGGTGACCAAGTTGTTGTTAAGGAAATTGGTGAAAAAGCTCGTTTCTATGGTGGTAATACTGATCCAATGGAGAAGAGAACTCGTGTCCGGGCTCGGATGATCAGTGAAGCTCTTCAAGAATTATTGAAAGACAGTGATCAAGTTATCGTTATGGGACATTCACATCCTGACATGGATGTTTTGGGGTCATCCCTTGGTATCAGACGAATTTCAATGATGAATAATACACCATGTAAAATCGTCATCAATCCTAATACCTTGCATTCTGATGTTAGTCGATTGCTTGGTATGATTGATGAGGATCCTGAGATCAAGAAGGATATTATTTCACCAGAGGAATCAGAAACAATCAAGACGCCGAGAACGTTGATTGTGATGGTAGATCACTCGAAACAAAGCATTTCTATCAACCCTGATCTCTTTAATGGTGATAATAATAAAGTCGTCGTAATTGATCATCATAGACGTGGTGAAGAATTCCCAGAGAATCCAATGTTGATTTATATTGAACCATACGCATCGTCAACTAGTGAATTGATCACTGAAATGCTTGAATATCAACCTAAGAATAAAAAGGCTATTGAAAAAATTGAAGCCACAGCTTTACTTGCTGGTATTACAGTTGATACGAAGTCATTCTCACTCAGAACCGGAACAAGAACCTTTGATGCTGCCAGCTACTTACGTTCAGTTGGTGCTGATGAAACGGTCATTCAAAATGTTTTGAAAGAGAATATTGATTCCTTTATTCAAAAGAGCCATTTGATTGAAACAATTACAATGGTCAATGGCAACATGGCTGTCTGTTTTGGGGAAGAAGATAAATCTTACGACCCAGTTATTGTTGCCCAAGCAGCTGATACATTGTTATCATTAGATAATGTTGAAGCATCATTTGTCATTAGCAAACGTCCAGACGGTCGTGTTGGTATTTCGGCACGGAGTTTGGGTAATGTTAACGTTCAAGTCATTATGGAGAAACTTGGCGGTGGGGGACACTTGTCTGATGCCGCAACTCAAATTTCTGATTCAACGGTCGAGGATGCCAAAAATCAATTAGTTGATGTATTGACTGAATCTAATAATAAGAATTAA
- the rplI gene encoding 50S ribosomal protein L9, with translation MKVIFLEDVRGKGKKGELKNVADGYAQNFLIKNKKAIEATTANVAKLRAEQNREAKDYEAEKAEAKVLKTKIEDDKTVVEITAKAGTDGRLFGSVTTKKIAEELNNQYGIKADKHKMTLADGVKSLGYINVPVKLFEGVEATIRVHVAEKK, from the coding sequence ATGAAAGTTATTTTCCTAGAAGATGTTAGAGGTAAAGGTAAGAAGGGTGAACTAAAGAACGTTGCTGATGGTTACGCTCAAAACTTCCTTATTAAAAACAAGAAGGCTATTGAAGCAACAACTGCTAATGTAGCTAAATTAAGAGCTGAACAAAATCGTGAAGCTAAAGATTACGAAGCTGAAAAAGCTGAAGCTAAAGTATTAAAGACTAAGATTGAAGATGACAAGACGGTTGTCGAAATCACAGCCAAAGCTGGAACTGACGGTCGACTATTTGGCTCAGTTACAACTAAGAAGATTGCCGAAGAATTAAATAATCAATATGGAATCAAAGCAGATAAACACAAGATGACATTAGCTGATGGTGTTAAGTCACTCGGATACATTAACGTTCCTGTTAAGTTGTTTGAGGGTGTCGAAGCTACTATCCGCGTGCATGTTGCTGAAAAGAAGTAG